In one window of Candidatus Neomarinimicrobiota bacterium DNA:
- a CDS encoding GreA/GreB family elongation factor: MSDRYFFKQEVYDELVEQLRSMKGPEKTQVQKDISAARAQGDLSENAEYHASRERLSLLMTKIQDLESKLANSEVYDPKDRPKGKIFVGSNITIENIDSGVILEGEVVSMPLFKNDVVEISTKSPVGKAILGKSVGDKVTVKSERGTNRWLIKKVD, from the coding sequence ATGAGCGACAGATATTTCTTTAAGCAGGAAGTCTATGACGAATTGGTGGAACAGCTCCGCTCGATGAAAGGTCCTGAGAAGACACAGGTTCAGAAAGATATTTCAGCAGCGAGAGCTCAGGGGGATTTGAGCGAAAACGCTGAATATCATGCCTCGCGGGAACGGCTTTCGCTGCTCATGACCAAAATTCAGGACTTGGAGAGTAAACTTGCGAATTCGGAGGTGTATGACCCGAAAGACCGTCCGAAGGGTAAGATATTCGTGGGGTCGAACATTACTATCGAAAACATCGATTCGGGTGTGATACTCGAGGGGGAAGTAGTCTCGATGCCACTCTTCAAAAACGACGTAGTAGAGATCTCTACTAAATCTCCGGTCGGAAAAGCGATTCTTGGTAAATCAGTCGGCGACAAGGTGACTGTCAAATCGGAGAGAGGGACGAACAGATGGCTTATCAAAAAAGTGGATTGA
- the mazG gene encoding nucleoside triphosphate pyrophosphohydrolase: MSENRDSESYTGEFLRLIEIMHRLRSENGCEWDRAQTHESLRQYLIEEAYEAVEAIDKSNMDLLREELGDLMLHVIFHAKLGEESGSFDILDVLEGINDKLVRRHPHVFNGGDKKSLDEIKMGWEEIKRSEGRESLLEGIPDTLPALQRSFRLQEKAASAGFDWKDISGVWDKISEEIEELHEAIENDAEIGIEEEIGDLLFSIVNLSRFIDVNPEDALRRSSRKFEERFKGIEESAKLEGREINELSLDEMDKIWESNKTGREK, translated from the coding sequence ATGTCGGAAAATCGTGATTCAGAGAGCTATACAGGAGAGTTTTTACGCTTGATAGAGATAATGCACAGGCTTCGCTCCGAAAACGGCTGTGAGTGGGACAGAGCTCAAACTCACGAATCGTTGAGGCAGTATTTGATTGAAGAGGCGTATGAGGCGGTTGAAGCCATAGATAAGTCAAATATGGACCTGCTCAGGGAAGAGCTCGGGGATTTGATGCTGCATGTCATTTTTCACGCTAAATTAGGGGAGGAATCGGGTAGTTTCGACATACTCGACGTATTGGAAGGAATAAACGATAAACTCGTTAGAAGGCATCCTCATGTCTTTAACGGCGGCGATAAGAAAAGCCTTGACGAGATTAAAATGGGGTGGGAAGAAATTAAGCGTTCCGAGGGAAGGGAATCACTGCTCGAAGGGATACCTGATACGCTGCCCGCGTTGCAGCGTTCCTTCAGACTTCAGGAAAAAGCAGCGAGCGCCGGATTCGACTGGAAAGATATCTCCGGCGTTTGGGATAAGATATCCGAAGAGATAGAAGAACTGCACGAAGCAATTGAAAACGACGCTGAGATCGGTATTGAAGAGGAGATAGGCGACCTTCTTTTCAGCATTGTCAATCTCTCCCGTTTCATAGACGTCAACCCGGAAGATGCGCTGAGGAGATCAAGCAGGAAATTCGAGGAGAGATTTAAAGGGATTGAAGAATCTGCAAAATTGGAGGGGAGAGAAATAAACGAGTTATCGCTCGATGAGATGGATAAAATCTGGGAGAGCAATAAGACCGGGAGAGAGAAATGA
- a CDS encoding M28 family peptidase — protein sequence MYEIVLTRLVIPILITLSLFSTLSASDKDIYRMIFGEVYYNSEAYANLRDLSDNIGGRVSGTKSGYEAEAWALAKFKSYGLVNPHFERFEMLGWERGSLKVEVSEPGKKKLSSAALANTPAKAKITDYVIDVGYGHPDEFAAKENEINGKIVLAEVGTLPGKRPVHRIEKVELATKYGASGFVLITNAPGNLPRTGTCSIGKYASIPAVSVSSEHGSWLRRYLKDNPDLKLKIEMKNKTKKTHAHNVVAEIPGSELPEEVVIVGAHLDSWDLGQGTIDNGVGSVTLLETARVLSTLNAKPKRTIRFILFMGEEFGLYGSKAYVKRHSGELGNIVMMLNMDMIGNPYSFNVHGHEEALPFLTDLAADLKGFGMKPDEVTSKAGLHSDHQSFMLAGVPAMNIRADLDESMWRYYHSAGDTFDKASETYLNNAAVIAATTLLRIADEPGRIANLYSDEEIKEMLIENDLQEPLSLMGYWRW from the coding sequence ATGTATGAAATTGTTCTTACCCGCTTAGTTATTCCTATTTTAATCACATTAAGCCTCTTTTCTACGCTATCCGCTTCCGATAAAGATATCTATCGCATGATATTCGGGGAAGTCTATTATAATTCCGAGGCGTACGCCAATCTCCGGGATCTTTCCGATAACATCGGAGGAAGGGTATCCGGCACCAAATCGGGATATGAAGCGGAAGCGTGGGCGCTTGCGAAATTCAAATCTTACGGCTTAGTCAACCCGCATTTCGAACGCTTTGAGATGCTCGGATGGGAAAGAGGCTCTCTAAAGGTCGAAGTTTCCGAACCGGGAAAAAAGAAACTATCATCGGCAGCCCTCGCCAATACACCCGCAAAAGCGAAGATAACGGACTACGTGATCGACGTTGGATACGGACATCCTGACGAGTTCGCCGCAAAAGAAAACGAAATAAACGGAAAAATTGTCCTTGCCGAGGTTGGAACACTCCCCGGCAAGAGGCCGGTGCACCGGATTGAGAAAGTGGAACTCGCAACCAAGTACGGCGCATCGGGATTTGTTCTCATAACCAACGCTCCCGGGAACCTGCCCCGTACGGGTACTTGCAGCATTGGAAAATACGCCAGTATCCCTGCTGTCAGCGTCTCTTCCGAACATGGTTCATGGCTTAGAAGGTACCTGAAGGATAATCCGGATTTAAAACTCAAGATAGAAATGAAAAATAAAACGAAGAAGACGCATGCGCACAACGTTGTCGCTGAAATTCCGGGCAGCGAACTCCCCGAGGAGGTCGTGATAGTGGGCGCTCATCTCGATTCCTGGGATCTCGGACAGGGTACTATTGACAACGGGGTGGGTTCTGTTACGCTGCTTGAGACGGCACGGGTATTATCGACGCTCAACGCCAAGCCGAAACGGACAATCAGATTCATATTGTTCATGGGTGAAGAGTTCGGACTCTACGGCTCGAAAGCCTACGTCAAACGGCATTCGGGAGAATTAGGGAATATAGTCATGATGCTGAACATGGATATGATTGGAAACCCTTACAGTTTCAACGTTCACGGACATGAAGAGGCTCTGCCGTTCCTTACGGATCTTGCCGCTGATTTAAAGGGATTCGGTATGAAACCCGACGAAGTAACGTCGAAAGCCGGATTGCACAGCGACCATCAGTCATTCATGCTTGCCGGAGTACCGGCGATGAACATCCGCGCGGACTTAGACGAAAGTATGTGGCGCTACTACCACAGCGCGGGAGATACATTCGATAAAGCATCCGAGACTTATTTGAACAACGCAGCGGTTATTGCCGCAACTACGCTTCTCAGGATAGCAGATGAACCCGGGAGGATTGCAAATTTATACTCGGACGAAGAAATTAAAGAGATGCTGATAGAAAACGACTTACAGGAACCGCTCTCGCTGATGGGCTACTGGCGATGGTAA